A genomic region of Pseudorca crassidens isolate mPseCra1 chromosome 10, mPseCra1.hap1, whole genome shotgun sequence contains the following coding sequences:
- the ZKSCAN8 gene encoding LOW QUALITY PROTEIN: zinc finger protein with KRAB and SCAN domains 8 (The sequence of the model RefSeq protein was modified relative to this genomic sequence to represent the inferred CDS: substituted 1 base at 1 genomic stop codon), with translation MAAESRKSSAPSPPDQAPEEDLVIIKVEEDHGWDQESSLHENNPPGQELFRLRFRKLCYQETLGPREALIQLRALCHQWLRPDLNTKEQILELLVLEQFLTILPEELQTLVKEHHLENGEEVVTLLEDLERQIDILGRPVPARAHGHRVLWEEVVHSKSAPEPPDTQLQPVATRHESPVLQGPQDRAISASQSPTPSQKGSPRDQEMRTTLLTAGFQTLEKIEDMAVSLIREEWLLDSSQKDLSRDNRPENYRNMFSLGGETRNENRELASKQVISTGIQPHGETAAKCNGDVIGGLEHGEARDLLGTLERQRGNPTQERRHKCDECGKSFAQSSGLVRHWRIHTGEKPYQCNVCGKAFSYRSALLSHQDIHNKVKRYHCKECGKAFSQNTGLILHQRIHTGEKPYQCNQCGKAFSQSAGLILHQRIHSGERPYECNECGKAFSHSSHLIGHQRIHTGEKPYECDECGKTFRRSSHLIGHQRSHTGEKPYKCNECGRAFSQKSGLIEHQRIHTGERPYKCKECGKAFNGNTGLIQHLRIHTGEKPYQCNECGKAFIQRSSLIRHQRIHSGEKLENEKRFQYEDQLERHVDKPEEERWYKCSECGKKFAQSSSLVXHRRIHTREKPYECDHCGKAFNARSTLTVHERIHTGEKPYTCNECRKAFSVRAHLIIHQRIHNGEKPYECNECGRAFSVSSDLIKHQRIHSGEKPYECDECRKAFSVSSDLIKHQRIHTGEKPYECKECGKAFYVNSALINHQRIHSGEKPYKCGECRKAFSQISTLILHQRIHTGEKPYECDECGKAFRGSSNLTKHQKIHAKGKCHQ, from the exons ATGGCTGCAGAATCAAGGAAGTCTTCAGCCCCATCCCCACCAGACCAGGCTCCTGAAGAGGACCTTGTAATCATCAAGGTAGAGGAAGATCATGGTTGGGACCAGGAGTCAAGTCTACATGAAAATAACCCTCCTGGCCAAGAGCTGTTCCGCCTGCGCTTCAGGAAGTTATGCTACCAAGAGACACTAGGACCCCGAGAAGCTCTGATCCAACTCCGAGCACTTTGCCACCAGTGGCTGAGGCCAGATTTGAACACCAAGGAGCAGATCCTGGAGCTGCTGGTGCTGGAGCAGTTCTTGACCATCCTGCCTGAGGAGCTCCAGACTCTGGTTAAGGAACATCATCTAGAGAATGGAGAGGAGGTGGTGACTCTATTGGAGGATTTGGAAAGGCAAATTGATATACTGGGACGGCCA GTCCCTGCTCGTGCACATGGACATAGGGTACTCTGGGAGGAGGTCGTGCATTCCAAATCTGCACCAGAGCCTCCGGATACTCAGCTCCAACCTGTGGCAACCCGGCACGAATCTCCAGTGCTCCAAGGGCCACAAGACAGAG CCATATCTGCTTCACAGAGTCCTACTCCTTCCCAGAAAGGAAGTCCTCGAGACCAGGAGATGAGAACTACACTTCTTACAGCAGGGTTCCAG ACTTTGGAGAAGATTGAAGACATGGCTGTGTCCCTAATTCGAGAGGAATGGCTTCTTGATTCATCACAGAAGGATCTGAGTAGAGATAACAGGCCAGAGAATTACAGAAACATGTTCTCCCTGG GTGGTGAGACCAGGAATGAGAACAGGGAATTAGCTTCAAAACAGGTAATATCTACTGGAATCCAACCACATGGAGAGACAGCTGCCAAATGCAACGGGGATGTTATCGGGGGTCTTGAGCATGGAGAAGCCCGAGACCTTCTGGGCACATTAGAGAGGCAGCGGGGAAATCCCACCCAAGAGAGACGACATAAATGTGATGAATGTGGGAAGAGCTTTGCTCAGAGTTCAGGTCTTGTTCGCCACTGGAGAatccacactggggagaaaccctATCAGTGTAATGTGTGTGGTAAAGCCTTCAGTTACAGGTCAGCCCTTCTTTCCCATCAGGATATCCACAACAAAGTAAAACGCTACCACTGTAAGGAGTGTGGTAAAGCCTTCAGTCAAAACACAGGCCTGATCCTGCACCAGAGAATCCATACTGGGGAGAAGCCGTATCAGTGCAATCAgtgtgggaaggctttcagtcAGAGTGCGGGCCTTATTCTGCACCAGAGAATCCACAGTGGGGAGAGACCCTATGAATGTAATGAgtgtgggaaagctttcagtcatAGCTCACACCTCATCGGACATCAGAGAATCCACACTGGGGAGAAGCCCTATGAGTGTGATGAGTGTGGGAAAACCTTCAGGCGGAGTTCACATCTTATTGGCCATCAGAGAAGccacactggggagaaaccctACAAATGCAATGAGTGTGGGAGGGCCTTCAGTCAAAAGTCAGGCCTTATTGAACATCAGAGAATCCACACTGGAGAAAGACCCTATaaatgtaaagaatgtgggaaagctttcaaTGGGAACACTGGCCTCATTCAGCATCTGAGAATTCACACAGGGGAGAAGCCCTATCAATGTAAtgagtgtgggaaagcctttattcAGAGGTCAAGTCTCATTCGACATCAGAGAATCCACAGTGGAGAAAA GTTAGAG AATGAAAAACGTTTTCAGTATGAGGACCAGTTAGAAAGGCATGTGGACAAGCCTGAAGAAGAAAGATGGTATAAATGCAGTGAGTGTGGAAAGAAGTTTGCCCAGAGCTCAAGCCTTGTTTGACATCGGAGAATCCACACcagagagaaaccctatgaatgtgaTCACTGTGGAAAAGCCTTCAATGCGCGCTCAACCCTCACTGTGCATGAAAGAATCCACACTGGTGAGAAACCCTATACTTGTAATGAGTGTAGGAAAGCATTCAGTGTGAGGGCGCACCTAATTATACATCAGAGAATCCACaatggagagaaaccctatgaatgtaatgaatgtggcaGAGCATTTAGTGTGAGCTCAGACCTCATCAAACATCAGAGAATCCACTCTGGTGAGAAACCTTATGAGTGTGATGAGTGTAGGAAAGCCTTCAGCGTGAGCTCAGACCTCATCAAACATCAGAGAATCCACACAGGAGAGAAGCCATATGAGTGTAAGGAGTGTGGGAAGGCCTTCTATGTGAACTCAGCCCTTATTAATCACCAGAGGATTCATTCTGGAGAAAAGCCCTATAAGTGTGGAGAATGCAGGAAAGCATTCAGCCAGATCTCAACTCTTATTCTTCATCAGAGAatccatactggagagaaaccgtaCGAGTGTGACGAGTGTGGGAAAGCATTCCGTGGGAGCTCTAATCTTACTAAACACCAGAAAATACATGCCAAAGGAAAGTGTCATCAGTGA